TCGCCCATCCGGCAGGACGACCGTCTGTTGCTCGGTTGAAAGATACGCCCCCGCGTAGACCACCTGGGTGCCGAGGACTTGTTCGATGAGTTTCATCTCTCCTCCAACGATGATTGAGCCTGCTGAGGAGAGAATAAAGACCCTGCAGGCGACTGTCAACGCCGACTTTCACGACGACGCTCGGCTCCACGTTCTCTTCTCGTTGGATCGGGTCCACTGAAAGGAAGCCGGATCAAGAGACGGTGCGACGATGGTTCGAAAAAATACTACACTGCGCGAAGAGCTTGTCAGACATCTTTCAGTGAAGCGCGAACCGCTACGGCGAGAGTGGCTTCGCCGAATGAGGGCCAAAGGCCTGCTGGAGGGGCTGACGCTTCAGGAGATTGAGATCGAATCCGGCATGCTCTATGCCTGGCTGGACTGCTTGGACACCGAGCAGTTCGACTCGGTGCTGGCCTATGCCCGCTCCAGGGTGAAGCAGAGCTTGCTTGGAGGGCAGACCCCAGAGCAGATTATGGATCGCCTGGTGCTGCTGCATGATGTGTGCAGGAGATCCCTCTTTCAAAGGTATAGGGGTGAGGTGGATCGGCTGGCGAAGCTCCTCGATCTCTACGCCCCCGTGGCAAACCGCCTCCAGACAGTGGTTGTGTTTGCCTTTGTAGAGGAGAGGGAGAGGATGGACAAGAGAGAGATGAACCAGCTTCGGATGCTTGTGAAGGCAGGCATGATCCTCACTGCGAAGCTCTCCCCTGAAGATGTCTTGCAGCGCATCGCCAACATGGCCTGTAAGTTGATGAGCGCCAAATATGCCGCTCTTGGCGTCCTGGATGGCAAGGGCGGTCTCAGTCGCTTCATCACGGCAGGCGTCGACGAGACTACCAGACAGGCCATAGGTTCGCCACCGTGTGGGAAGGGGATCCTGGCGGTACTGATGCGGGAGGTGAAGCCCCTACGCCTGAAGAGCCTGACAGAGGACCCTCGCGCGCATGGGTTCCCACCTCACCATCCTTCGATGAGTTCCTTCCTGGGTGTGCCCGTTATCTCAAAGGGGAAAGTCCTTGGAAATCTCTACGTCACGGAGAAGCAGGGTGCCGACGAGTTCAGCGAAGAGGATGAGACCCTGGCCATGACGTTGGCCGCCCAGGCTGCTATCGCTCTCGAGAACGCCAGTCTGTACGAGGAACTGCGGCGGTCGTATGATGAACTGAAACAGTCGCAGCAGTTGCTGGTTCGGCAGGAGAAGCTTGCCTCGCTTGGCCGATTGGCCGCCGGACTGGCCCACGAACTGAACAATCCCCTCTCCTCGGTGGCCGGCTTTGCCGAGGCCCTCCAACGGCGTATCGAGGCGGAGGAGATCGGTGACCCCTCCGCCTTTGCAGAATGGGGGCAATATGTCACGATGATTCAAAGCGAGGTGGCCCGCGCAGCCGCGATTGTCCGCCGCCTGTTTGACTTTGCGCGGCAGCGCGAGCCCACCTTCAGCCTGGTGGACGTCTATGATGTGGCGTTGAACGCGGTCTCGTTT
The DNA window shown above is from Candidatus Methylomirabilis tolerans and carries:
- a CDS encoding GAF domain-containing protein, producing MVRKNTTLREELVRHLSVKREPLRREWLRRMRAKGLLEGLTLQEIEIESGMLYAWLDCLDTEQFDSVLAYARSRVKQSLLGGQTPEQIMDRLVLLHDVCRRSLFQRYRGEVDRLAKLLDLYAPVANRLQTVVVFAFVEERERMDKREMNQLRMLVKAGMILTAKLSPEDVLQRIANMACKLMSAKYAALGVLDGKGGLSRFITAGVDETTRQAIGSPPCGKGILAVLMREVKPLRLKSLTEDPRAHGFPPHHPSMSSFLGVPVISKGKVLGNLYVTEKQGADEFSEEDETLAMTLAAQAAIALENASLYEELRRSYDELKQSQQLLVRQEKLASLGRLAAGLAHELNNPLSSVAGFAEALQRRIEAEEIGDPSAFAEWGQYVTMIQSEVARAAAIVRRLFDFARQREPTFSLVDVYDVALNAVSFVVQQASLENQRIVVAPFPDGSVVQADAQMLQQVFLNLLTNALDAIESGGEIRIDAHHRRESIEPALEQEWLDIFVSDTGSGISPENLLRVFDPFFTTKAVDKGTGLGLAISQSIVEQHQGSIEVRSEGIGKGAVVIVRLPLAERRGRRGGKPTLKRER